In the Diachasmimorpha longicaudata isolate KC_UGA_2023 chromosome 1, iyDiaLong2, whole genome shotgun sequence genome, one interval contains:
- the LOC135166944 gene encoding transcription factor E2F8-like isoform X2, translated as MYPLNVEHGAPKEISLDGTARALGTEKRRIYDIINVLESLEMAAKAGKNRYLWHGQSALILTLTRLKSIAIRIGMREQIQEIQRINKAYTGEQCDASPGPSDLTMSFEETTEEESPGDCAIKEDKSLGAMCQKFVMLFLISMKNGVINLDIAAKVLIGDVDDQTPEITDNASRSRSKTKVRRLYDIANVLTAIGLIKKVHMDERTIRKPVFKYVGPDVEVVDTDTETPTREMRHHTPVGMSTPNKSGGSAPLQGLSLNTLSNTRCKTFISDTDKTPITDKRKPRKRKLFDTDSPFPRTHSTPNLEMKSRSLDRLDDSILRVAEMELERLNSSEESKPKVCTKLFPRYNSDSCISTVTTPTMLQDFQVAGTSLVNPQLQVANVPFIIVSKENIVRSTPEEIPQKSTPSTSKFQTITKRILTPTTKRFESKILIQNTTPKSIIKILPVTSVPKFRTIQPTIGSEKTSQPKVINLSNFDPKKLIPIKRSDLKLSLAPVTPVVMDNYTNHNNNSSFAILTRIQAPIVSPGDTFKAVKIGNTLQLVPMRKSNTDNANHSTFDASS; from the exons ATGTATCCACTGAACGTCGAGCATGGAGCTCCAAAAGAAATATCCCTGGATGGAACTGCCCGAGCCTTGGGCACAGAAAAACGTCGGATTTACGATATAATAAATGTTCTTGAGAGTTTGGAAATGGCGGCAAAAGCGGGGAAGAATCGCTACCTTTGGCATGGCCAGAGCGCTTTAATTCTCACCTTAACGAGACTCAAATCCATTGCCATAAGAATTGGCATGAGGGAGCAGATACAAGAGATTCAGAGGATTAACAAGGCCTACACGGGTGAACAGTGTGATGCTTCACCCGGACCTTCGGATCTGACaatgtcctttgaggagactACTGAGGAAGAAAGTCCTGGGGACTGTGCGATCAAAGAGGACAAGAGCTTGGGGGCCATGTGCCAAAAGTTTGTGATGCTGTTCCTCATTTCTATGAAG AATGGAGTGATTAATTTGGACATTGCTGCAAAAGTTTTAATTGGCGACGTGGATGATCAAACACCTGAAATCACAGACAACGCCTCGAGATCGCGTTCTAAAACTAAAGTGCGTCGTTTATATGACATTGCCAATGTTCTGACTGCAATTGGACTGATTAAAAAAGTACACATGGACGAAAGGACCATTAGAAAACCGGTATTTAAGTACGTGGGCCCTGATGTTGAGGTTGTAGACACTGATACAG AAACGCCAACCAGAGAGATGCGACATCACACACCAGTTGGAATGTCAACTCCAAACAAATCGGGGGGAAGTGCACCCCTGCAAGGACTGAGTCTCAACACTCTGAGCAACACTCGATGCAAAACATTTATCAGTGACACGGATAAGACTCCAATTACTGACAAACGTAAACCTCGCAAACGCAAATTATTTGACACag acTCTCCGTTCCCCCGTACCCACAGCACTCCAAATTTAGAAATGAAGAGTCGTTCCCTGGACCGCCTCGACGATTCGATTCTGCGTGTAGCTGAGATGGAACTCGAGAGACTGAATTCCAGTGAGGAGAGCAAACCAAAAGTCTGCACCAAACTATTTCCGCGGTACAATTCTGACTCCTGCATTTCAACCGTAACTACTCCAACAATGCTGCAGGATTTCCAAGTTGCTGGTACATCATTGGTAAATCCACAATTACAGGTGGCCAATGTTCCATTCATAATTGTCAGCAAGGAGAATATTGTTAGATCCACACCTGAGGAAATCCCCCAGAAATCCACGCCCTCCACTTCGAAATTTCAGACAATAACGAAGAGAATTTTAACTCCAACGACAAAACGATTTGAATCCAAGATTTTGATTCAAAATACAACACCCAAGAGTATAATTAAAATACTTCCAGTGACGAGTGTCCCAAAATTCAGGACTATTCAGCCAACGATAGGATCTGAGAAGACGTCACAACCAAAAGTGATAAATTTGTCGAATTTTGAtccgaaaaaattaattcccattAAACGAAGTGATTTGAAACTCTCTCTTGCACCAGTGACTCCAGTTGTCATGGACAATTATACAAATCACAATAATAACTCGAGCTTTGCGATACTTACGCGGATTCAAGCACCAATAGTGTCACCTGGTGACACATTCAAAGCTGTCAAAATCGGCAATACACTGCAACTAGTCCCAATGAGAAAAAGCAATACTGATAATGCAAATCATAGTACTTTTGATGCTTCCAGTTGa